The genomic interval CGAGGAGATTTTCAAGGTTCACCTCCAGCGGCGCGGCGTCGATACCGCAACGTTCGACCTCACGCTTCTCAGCGTCTCGACCGAGTTCTGGAACGGCGCCGAGATCGAGCACGTCGTCGAGGCGGCCATGGTCGAGGCCTTCGACCGGGGGGCCCAGTTGACGCTCGACGATCTGTACACGATCATCCGCGGCACGGTTCCCCTCTCGCGCACAATGGCCGAGCAGATCAAATTCATCCGCGCCTGGGCGAGCGAGCGAGCCATCTCCGCCTCGAAATCCGACAAGTAGGCGCACGCGGCCCGTTTTTGAAGCCCGCAGGCTGAATCCCCCGTCGCCCTGAGCTTGTCGAAGGACGAGCGCATTTCGCGCTTCGACAGGCTCAGCGCGAGCGGGAAGGCAACATGCCTTGTATCATGCAGGGATCAACGGCACACACATCGCAACCCCGTGTACACAATTTGCCTTGCGCGTTGAATGTTTTTGGTGTATAGTAATGTTAGATGAAGCTAACAATGTGTCACGGTTGAAACATCCGGCGACCGATCTGGTTGGGCGGCGCGAGCCGCAGGAGACGAAACAGGCATGGTAAAGATGAACGTCACGCTTTCCGATCTGCCGATCGGCGAGACGGCGACGATCAGAGACATCGACGCCTCCACCCCGGCGGGAAACCGTCTGCTCGAACTCGGGTTCATTCCCGGCACGCCGGTCACGGCCCTCCAGCGGGCACCCATGGGCGATCCCGCGACGTTCTGCATCCGGGGCTACTGCATCGGCCTCCGCCGCAGCGAATCCTCTCTCGTCAGCATCCATCCCGTCAGGCGAGCCGCCTGAACGGCAGCATCATGGAGCCGGTCCGCGTTTTCCTGGTCGGCAACCCGAACTGCGGCAAGACGAGCCTTTTCAACGCCATCACCGGCGAGCGCCGTCACGTCGGCAATTGGCCGGGCGTCACCGTCGACCGCATCGAGGGCTTTCGCCGGGTCGGCGATCGCGAACTGGTCGTTTCCGACCTCCCGGGAACGTATTCGCTGACGCCCGCAAGCCCCGAAGAACGGGTCGTTCTCGATCAACTCGACGAGATAGCCGGCAACACGATGCTGAATGTCATCGACGCGGGAAACCTCGAGCGCAATCTCTTCCTCACCATGCAGCTGCTCGAGCTCGGTCTGCACCCCTGGCTCGTGTTCAACTGCTACGATGCCCTCAAGGCCTCCGGCGCCAAGCTCGACCTCGAAAAGGTCGCGAGGCTGACCGGCTGCAGGGTGTTTGCGACCGTCGCCCGAACCGGGGAAGGCATCCCGGCGCTCATCGCAGCGCTTTCCGAACCGTCACCGGCCGGCCCATCCGACAACGGCCTGACCGTCATGCGGCTTCCCCGGCCCTGGCAGTCGGCCGTGGAAACGGCGATGCCCTCGCTCTTCCGGCAATCCTGGCCGAATGCAGCGCCCTCCAGGCGGCTTCGGGCGATCCAGGCTCTCATCGGCCAACCGTCGCCGGACGCCCATCCCGAAACGGAATCGGCGCAGGAGCTCGAGCCGGTCCGGGCGAAACTGCTCCAGGCCCTCGAGTCCGCCGGCGAGTGCGTGACCGGCGCCGGAGGTCTGCCGTGCCGCCTCGCGACCGACCGCTACGATCGCATTTCCCGCCTCCTGAAGGCGACCCACAAGGCCGCACCGTCTGCCGAAGACCGGGGTTCCTCGGACCTCGACCGCATTTTCACCCACCGGCTCTGGGGCATCCCCGTCTTCGCCGCGCTCATCGCCCTGATGTTCTGGACGACCTTCTCGCTCGGGGCGTATCCGGCCGACGCGATCGAAGCCGGCATCGAGCATCTCCGGGGGCTCGGCGCCGCGCACCTTCCGGACGGCCTGTGGCGCGATCTTCTTCTGGACGGCATCGTCACGGGCCTCGGCGGCATCCTGGTTTTTCTTCCAAGCGTGCTGATTCTCTTCCTCTGGATCTCGCTTCTCGAAGACTCCGGCTACATGTCGCGCGCCGCCTTTCTCATGGACAGACTGATGCAGGGAATCGGCCTCCATGGCCGCGCGTTCGTCCCGCTGCTGATGGGTTTCGGCTGCAACGTTCCGGCGATCATGTCGACCCGCCTGCTCGACGACAGGCGCCAGCGCCGGCTTGTGACCCTGCTCATGCCCCTCGTCGGCTGTTCGGCGCGGCTGCCGGTGCTGGTTTTATTCTGTGGAATATTTTTTCCCGAACGACCCGGGCTGACACTTTCGATCCTGTATTTCATCAACCTGCTCGTGCTCGTCACGGTCGGCAGACTGCTCAGCCGGTTCATGCCGCCGCTCACCCAGGCGCCGTTCATGCTCGAAATGCCGCCCTACCGGCTTCCAACATGGCGCAGCGTGAAGTCGATGCTCTGGGATAAAGCCTGGCACTTCCTTGAAAAAGCCGGCGGCGTAATCCTGGCCGGTACGATCCTTGTCTGGAGCCTGACGGCGTTCCCCCGCGACGTCGTCTACAGCCGCCCGTATCAGGCCGAGATCGCAGCTCTGAAAGCCGCCTCGCAGACCGCAGAGATCGCCGAACGGATCGCCGGCCTCGAAGAGTCGCTGGCGCGCGAAACGATGGAACGCCGCTACATGGGAAGCCTCGGCCGGGCTCTCGAGCCACTGGTGCGGCCTCTCGGCTTCGGATGGCGCGAGGCGGTCTCGCTCGTGCCGGGATTCCTGGCGAAGGAGAGCATTGTCTCGACGCTGTCGGTCCTGTACAAGCCCGTCGACAACGATCTCGGAACGGCTATGCGCCGCGAGGGGATGACGCCGATGATCGGCTTCCTGTTCATGCTGTTCACGCTGCTCTACGTGCCGTGCCTTCCGACCGTCGGCGTCATCTGGCGCGAGACGAAGTCGGCGGGGTTCACCCTGGTCGCGACCCTGCTCCCGGGCGTCCTCGCCTGGTCGCTGACCCTGATCACGGCGACCATTGCCGGAGTCACCAGAACGGCCCCGGCCGCCTCTTCCCCACCAGGCGACACGGTCGTGATTCTGGTTTCGATCGTCTTCGCCGTGTGGTATCTTGTCCGAAGGCTTCGCGCCGACCTCGGCGGAGAAACCCCGTGTGCCTCGTGCAGAGGAACGAGCTGCCGCGTCGTCCGTTCCGACGGCGAAAACCCATGACAAGGCGGTTGCCCGAATGAAGGAACCAGGCGAGTCTCAACGTTCGAAAAAAGGGCTCTCGAGCACGCTCGAGTCGTACCTCGAACACATTCACGAGCTCCAGCGCAAATACGGCGCCGTCCGCGCCACCGATATCGCCTCGGCGATGGGTTGCACCACGCCGTCCGTCACCAACGCGCTCCGACGTCTGGCGAAACTCGAACTGATCAAATACGAAACCTACCGCCCCGTGACCCTCACGAAGCTGGGCGAATCGACGATCAGAAGGCTCAATTCCCGTCATCGGGTCCTGGCCGACTTTTTCCTGAACGTCCTCGAGCTTCCGGAAGAACTCGCCGAGGAAGAAGCGTGCAGCCTCGAGCACAAGATCTCCCCGGCCACGATCGCGCGTCTCGCCGATTACATGGAATTCCTTCACCAGGATCTCGGCGACGCGACTCTTCAACGCCGAAAACGCGATTTCGCGAACTTCAGGAACAGAAAGCAGAGTAGCCGCTGAATTCCATCCCCCGCCCCTTAGCCAGCGGTTGGGCGCAAGACCGTGGCAAGCGGACTCGCTAACGGCAGCACAGTATTATATATTTCGATATATTGCATAAGAAATTCCTGCAAAGCGCAAGCGGGCCTTTTTCGTTCAGATGATGCCGCCCATGCCGGCCAGCACCAGACTGTAGACGACGCAGAGGCCGAGAGCCGTCAGGCAGTTGAAGACCGCCCCCGTGGCCGGGTGACCGGTGCGCAGCCAGCGCGTCATTTCGTCGTCCTGCGTGTAGAGGACGCTCTCCGGGGCAAGCCCATCCATGGCCGCCAGGAGGCCGGCGAGATCGCGAGCGCGCCTGTGAACGCGGAAAGCCGCGACGTGAAACGAGGCCACATGGCCGGAGGCAAACACGCCGACGCAAGCGATCAGCAAGGCGGGAAGAGCCTTGTCTGAGGCGTTCGTGACGAACCAGCCGGTCATCGCGGTCGCGGCCCCGAGATAGAACTTCAAAAACTCCTCGGCCCGGCCGTGAAGGGTTGCGGCAGCCTCTTCCGACTGACGCCAGAACTGGATCAACGTCTCCCGCTTCGTCGCGACGTCCCCCATCGCATCCGCCCCCACTGAAAAATTGCGACGTCGCCGGCTCTTCCGGTCTCGCCTGCCCAGCCGACGCCCCCTCCGGAACATTCCTGATCATTGTAGCGCATGTCGCCCGAAAATTCAGTCGGGGAATTCACGGGATAAAACGCGACCGCCCCGGATCATACGTCCGGGGCGGTCGCATCGGAGATCTCTCTCAGTGAGTCGTCACTGACGCCATTTCACTCTGGAAGCGGGTGTAGACTTCATACGTCGACAGGCGTTCCAGGAGATCCTCTTCCTGGCTTTCCATCCAGACCAGGAAATTGTCGTCGGTCATCAGCTCCGTAATTCCCACCATCGCGGGGTGCACCATACTCGTTGCTTCCTCCTCGGCTTCGCGAAATTTTTCGTTCCAGGTAATCTTTCGTACGTTTTCGTTCGATTCCGAAGAGGCTATCGGCAACTTTTTTTCTTTTTTTGAGGGTTACCCCGCATCTCCGCTTCGCATGCGTCATGTCTTGCTTCATTCGGGGCGTTTCGTATAAAATGACTTCGGAACCGCAAGAAATTCGTGGTTCACATCTCAGAGAGGAAGAGGAAAGACATGCCTGTTATCACGATTTCGAGAGAGTTCGGCGCGGGCGGTGCGTTCATAGCCCTCAAACTTGCGGAGGCAATCGGCGGCACGTGCATCGAGAAGGAGATCATTCACGAGATCGCTCAGAAGATGGGCAAATCCCGCGAAGAGCTGAACGATTTCGACCAGGATACCTACAACCGGATCGGCGCCTTCTTTCAGGAAGCCCTCGCCAGCATCGCGAAAGGCGGCCGGGTGTTTCACCCCTTCGGCATGGCCCCCCTCGAATGGGAAAGCACGAGTTACTATGTCCCATCCTTTCCCGATCAGGAATACAAGCACGAGGAGTACATCGACGTGCTGACATCCGTCATCAAGGAAATGGCCGCGAAGGGGAACGTCGTCATCCTCGGCCGCGGAGCGAGCCGCATTCTTCAGGATACCCCCGATACGACGCATGTTCGCATCGTCGCCGATATGAAAGACCGCGTCGCACGCGTGATGGACGAACAGAAAGTCGACGAGGCGAAAGCAACCGAAATCATCGAGAAGAAAGACGCCGCGGCGAGCGCGTTCATTTCCGACTTTTTCGACGTCGACTGGAACGACCCGCACCTGTATCACCTCACGGTGAATACCAGCCGCATCGCTCCTGAAGCCGCCCTGCCGCTTATTCTCGCGGCCGTCAAGCGGCCGGCTGCATGATCTGAATCCTCCTCATGTCGCTTCGTTCCTTCAGCCTGGCTCTCATCGTCTGCGGAATCCTGGCATACGTCATCTATTCGTCCGAACCGCCGACGAGCGAGCTCTGGAGGGTCAAAGCGGCCGGCGAGATCACGACGCAGCCCGCCGAGGTCGGCGGCAAGGCCGTCTTCCTGGTCCGGCAACAGCAGATCGCCGCGATAGATCCTGACGGAACGTTCACGGGGCCGGTGCCGCTCGACGCCCCAGCCCGTCATCCTCTCGTCGGCATCGCTTCCGGCGTCCTGGTCTCTGACCGCGAAGGTGGATACACCTTCTATTCATCCTCCCTGGCCAAGCTCTGGAAGCGCGCAACGCTCTCTCCGTCAGACCTTCAGCCCGTTGCCCTGCCCGGGAACAGGCTGGTGGTCGCCGGCGCGCCCGACGTGCTGTTCGGACTCGACGGAACGACCGGCGAAGCGCTCTGGGAAAGCCATTTCGACGGCACCGTGATGCACGTCGTTCCGGGCGAGACGATCGCGGCGGTATACGGATACGACGATCTGAAGAAACCTTCATGGAAGATTTGCGCGATCGATCCCGACGACGGCTCCGTCGTCTGGAAACATCCGGAGCCCATCAGCGACGATGCGCCGGTTGTCTATGGCAACTACTTTATTTTCTGCGACGTCGAGGGCCGGCCGGTCGCCGTCAGTCAGGAAACGGGCAAGGTGGTCTACAGGCACGACTCCGACGGATACAGGATCGCCGGCATCACCGGAAACGCTCTTCTTCTCCTGGCCGCCGGCGGCACGCGGATGGACTACTGCGACCTCCCGTCCGGCACATCCTGGAGCGTCACGCTCCCCTCGCCCCTCCTCGGAGCGCTCGCCGTCGGCGACGCACTCCTGTTCGTCGACGGCCGCAGCGTACGGTGCATCGAGGCCCGCACAGGCGTCATCCGCTGGCAGCGCAATCTCGGCAAGACGTTCGACTGGTTCGTTCATGAAAACGCGCTGGGCATCACTTACAAGGACAATTTTCTCGCCCGCCACACCCGGGTGACGCTGTTCACCCCCGACAAGGCGAGGCCCGTCTGGACGGCCATGGATTCCGGCCGGTTCTACAAGCCGATGTCATCGACGCGCGGCGACCTGCTCGTCTGCCGCAGCGGCAACATCCGCCTCATGCCCTATCCCGAACGAACTCCCGGTTCCGAAGTGCTTGCAACCGAAACCGTCGCGTCGATTCCGGAGAAAGCGTTTTTCACGATGCCGCCCCTTGCAACGTCTTCCGCTCCCCTCGCCGCCTCAACATCCCTGATCCTTCCGGCTCCTGCTTCTTCATCGCGAACAGCATCGGCAGCCTCTGAGGTGATTTCCTTCACAGAACCGGAAGCACAGGCGCTTCCGCCCCAGCCTGCTCCGGCTGCCCGAAAGCCCATTCCCCTCGCATCTCCCGCCGGGTGGTGACAACCACAGGAGAACCGCCATGGTTTCCGAAACCTCGGTTGAAACGATTCAAACGTTTTATGATTCCCTGCTGGCCCTCGACCGAATCGCCCTGGCCAGACATCTGCACGAGTATGTCCCGGCAAGCCAGCCGACCCGGTATGTGGAAGAGATCGTCGTTCCCGCACTGGAAAGCATAGGAAACGATTGGGAAACCGGGAAGATATCCCTGGCCGAAGTGTATATGAGCAGTCGCCTCGCCGAGGAGCTGATCGACAGCCTCTTCACGACCCAGCATCTCGTCCGGCGCGCGCAGCCCCGCCTGGCGGTCGCGGCCCTGCAGGATTATCACCTGCTGGGAAAACGCATGGTGGCGACCGTTCTGCGCTCGGCAGGCTTCAAATTCGAGGATTACGGACAGGCTGATGTCAACGAGCTGGTGACCCGCATGGAACGGGACCGCATTGAAATCATTCTGATCTCCGTGCTGATGCTCCCATCAGCATTGAAAGTGAGGGAGCTCCGCGAACGGCTTTCGCAATCGGGCAACAGGGCGAAAATCGTCGTGGGAGGCGCCCCGTTCCGTTTCGACAGCGAACTCTGGCGCGAGGTGGGTGCCGACGCCGTCGGCCTTTTCGCTTCGGACGCTCCCAGGCTGGTGGATGAAATGGCCGAAGATCTCGCCAGGCAGAAAAAAGGAGATCAGGCATGAACTCGTTCGAGCGGGTCATGACGACCCTCGGCCACCAGGAGCCCGACCGGGTTCCGTATTTTCTCCTCCTGACCATGCATGGCGCCAGGGAACTGGGGCTCTCCATCCGGGAATATTTTACGTCTCCCGAAAATGTCGTCGAAGGGCAGTTGCGCCTTCGCCGCAAGTATCGGCACGACTGTTACTACGGTTTCTGGTATGCACCCATCGAAGTCGAAGCCTTCGGCGGCGACGTCATCTTCCTCGAGGATGGTCCGCCCAATTCGGGAACCCCGCCCATCCGGCGGATTGAAGACATCGCGCGGCTCAGCCCGCCGGATATCACACAAAATAGAAAATTGCAGAATGTCCTGACCGCCATTTCACGGATCAAGGCGAAATCCGGAAACGATGCACCGATCATCGGTGTCGTCATGTCGCCGTTCTCCCTTCCGGTCATGCAGTTGGGCTTTGATATATATATTGAATTATTGTTCGAACACCCCGACCTTTTCGAACGGCTCGTCGCGGTGAACCAGGAGTTCTGCACGAACTGGGCGAACGCCCAGCTGGCCGCCGGTGCCACGGCCATCTGCTATTTCGATCCGGTCTCCTCGCCGACGATTGTCCCTCGCGAGAAATATCTGAAGACGGGGTTCCAGATCGCGAAGAGCATGCTGGAAAGCATTCATGGGGCTTGCGCCATACACCTCGCGTCGGGTCGGACGGTTCCCATCATCGACGATATCGTGAAGTCCGGGGCAAAAGTGCTCGGCGTAAGCTGTGACGACGATCTCAGGGCAGTGAAACGAGCCTGCGAAGGCAGAATCACCATCCTTGGAAATCTGAACGGGATCGAAATGCGCCGCTGGACCCCCTCGGAAACGGAAGCGAAGGTGAAAGAGGCCATCGAGATTGCCGGCCCCGGTGGAGGCTTCATTCTTTCCGACAATCACGGCGAAATTCCGTGGCAGGTTCCGGATGACGTGCTGATGACCATTTCAGAGACCGTGCACCGCTTCGGACGATACCCGCTGACCGGGAACCGATGACGGACAAGATCGGAATCGCGGTCTGCAGCCATTTTTTTCACGAGCTGGAGGCGGCGATTCGTCTCGAGGGCTGGAATGGGGTTGTTCCCCTGCTGTTTCCCTCCTTCTGCGGCAAGCCCCCCCTGACTCGGGAAGCGCTGAAAAGCCTGTCTGCCGGGCAGGGAAAGGCATGTTCGAACATCCACATCCTCGGCGGAAATTGCTGCAAGAAGCTGTCGGTAGAACTCCCGCCAGACGAATCGTTCAAGATTCATGTGTTCAATCCCTGCTTTGCCATGTTTTCCGGAGAAACCCAGATTTTCGAACTCTGCAGCGAGGGGGCCTATCTGGTTACCCCCGGCTGGCTCGCCTGCTGGCGGGAGAAACTCCGATACGATGGTTTCGACCAAGATTCAGCCCGGCAGTTTTACGGCGAAAGCCTCAAGTCCATTGTTCTTCTCGAAACCCTTCTCGATCCGCAGAGCGAGAGCCAGGCAAGAGATTTCGGTGAATACGTGAACCTCCCCTGTCGCACCAGGAAGGTCGGCCTCGAGTATTTCCGGCTGCTGTTGCGGGACATCATTGGATCCCAGGAATTGTTCAGAGTTACCAGGACATCCGAAACGTCTCTCAAGGAAGCCCGCTGCCGGATCGCGGAGTATTCGATGATGTCCGATGTCCTCGCGCGACTTGCCAGGAGCCATGACGAAACGGAAGCGTTCGCGTCCATCCTCGAACTTGTCCAGACCCTATTCGCCCCCCGCCGGGTCAACCATCTGAAATGGACCGACGGAGCGCCTGCGTCGGAAGTGACGAGCTTCCCGTCCCTGCATGAAAATGAACGTGACGCAGCGAGGACACGCCTGGCGGGCTACTCGAGCGAGTACGGGAGAACCGAAGATGGAGAAGGCTTTTTCCTGAAATTCTCGCATCGCGGCGAGAGCCTCGCGACCATCGAGCTGCAGGGAATCGCCTTTCCCAATAATATTGATAGATATATAAACTCCTGCCTTTCGTTCGTGCCGGCAGTCGGGCTTGCGTTGGCAAATATCAGGGCATATACAAAACTGGAAACACAGCTGACGGAAAACAGGTCTCTCCTCGCAACGCTCCAGAACGATATCGAAGCCGCGGGAACCATTCAGAGAGAGCTCCTCCCTTCCCCCGGCGAACGATTTCCGCCCCTGGAGGTCAGCTGGTATTTCAGTCCCTGCAGCACCGTCGGTGGCGATCTGCTGAATATCATCCGGCTCGACAGAGACCATGTGGCGTTCTACATGTTCGATGTCGCGGGTCATGGCGTCCACGCGGCGCTCAGCGCCGTTTCAATCCACGAGATGATCTCGTCGTTCCTCCGGCAAGGAAGCAGCGAGGGCATACAGGCACCGGAATCACTCAGGCCGAAGGCTGTCGCCGAAATACTGCACGAACAATTCATGGCGAGAAAGCACGGATATTTCACCCTGACGTACGGCGTTATCGCTCTCAAAACAGGGATCGTGAAATACGTCAGGGCCGGCCACACACCGCTTCTCCTGAAAGAGGCCGCTGGAACGCTTCGTATCCTGGACGCCGGGAATTCACCGATCAGCATGTTTCCGGACGCCGAGTTCACGGAGCAGGAACTCCTCCTCCGGCCAGGCGACCGCCTGCTCCTGTATTCCGACGGGATCACGGAGGCGATGCGCTTTCCCTCACTCGAGCTCTACGGTGACGAGCGCCTCCACGCCATGATGTATTCCACCGAGAACCTGAGCGTCGACGCATGCGTCTCCGAAATCATCCGCGACCTGGACTCCTGGCTAGGCGAAACAAAGCCGAGAGACGACATCAGCCTTCTCGCCATCGACATGGGTTCGGCGCAAGAACCGATCCGCAGAAGACGCTGATGGCTCAGATGAAATCCTGAAATCTCACCCCGGCACTCGCCATTGCCGAAATTGCGATGCAGGGCCGGTTTGCGAACCACTCCTACGGATAGAGAACGGTTGTTTTGTGGTGAAACAGCCTTTGTATCTTTGTGCCTGTGATTCAGCGGTTGTGAACCTGATGCGCTCGCCCTGTGGGCATGATCCGCGTTTGCTGCGAGGCGTCGGATCGTGGTAGAATATCGGCTCCCTGAGCGTAGTATCGTTGGAGGCAAGAATGAGTCACAAGGCTTTGACCGTCGGGTTCGACATCGGTTCGGTCAGCATCAACACCGTCATCTGCACACAAAACGGCGACCTGCTCGCCGAGCTGCCCTACCAGCGCCATTTCGGCCGCACGCTCGAACTGTGCGCCCGCACGCTGGCCCAGATCGAAAAAGAATACGGCCCCGAGAGCGTTTCCCGAGTCGTGTTCACCGGAACCCACGGCGAAGCCATCGCCGGCGCCGTCAATACGTATTTCGAGATCGAGACGACCGCGCAGACGCGCGGTCTGCACCGGCTGATGCCCGAAGCCCGCTCCGTGGTTTCGATCGGCGGCCACGACTCGGCCCTGCTGCTCGTCTCGGCCGCGAAAGATGGCTTCCTGCTCGAGGATTTCAAGCTGAACGAGGCCTGCGCCGCCGGCACCGGCAGCTTCATCGACCAGCAGGCCGAGCGCATTTTCTCCGACCACCAGGAGTTCGAGAAGATCGAAGACCCGCAGAAGCGCATCGAGGCGATTCTCCAGAAGTTCATCGCCGAAGGCCGCGCCTCCGACCACCCCGCCAAC from Candidatus Ozemobacteraceae bacterium carries:
- a CDS encoding FeoA family protein, whose amino-acid sequence is MVKMNVTLSDLPIGETATIRDIDASTPAGNRLLELGFIPGTPVTALQRAPMGDPATFCIRGYCIGLRRSESSLVSIHPVRRAA
- the feoB gene encoding ferrous iron transport protein B, producing MEPVRVFLVGNPNCGKTSLFNAITGERRHVGNWPGVTVDRIEGFRRVGDRELVVSDLPGTYSLTPASPEERVVLDQLDEIAGNTMLNVIDAGNLERNLFLTMQLLELGLHPWLVFNCYDALKASGAKLDLEKVARLTGCRVFATVARTGEGIPALIAALSEPSPAGPSDNGLTVMRLPRPWQSAVETAMPSLFRQSWPNAAPSRRLRAIQALIGQPSPDAHPETESAQELEPVRAKLLQALESAGECVTGAGGLPCRLATDRYDRISRLLKATHKAAPSAEDRGSSDLDRIFTHRLWGIPVFAALIALMFWTTFSLGAYPADAIEAGIEHLRGLGAAHLPDGLWRDLLLDGIVTGLGGILVFLPSVLILFLWISLLEDSGYMSRAAFLMDRLMQGIGLHGRAFVPLLMGFGCNVPAIMSTRLLDDRRQRRLVTLLMPLVGCSARLPVLVLFCGIFFPERPGLTLSILYFINLLVLVTVGRLLSRFMPPLTQAPFMLEMPPYRLPTWRSVKSMLWDKAWHFLEKAGGVILAGTILVWSLTAFPRDVVYSRPYQAEIAALKAASQTAEIAERIAGLEESLARETMERRYMGSLGRALEPLVRPLGFGWREAVSLVPGFLAKESIVSTLSVLYKPVDNDLGTAMRREGMTPMIGFLFMLFTLLYVPCLPTVGVIWRETKSAGFTLVATLLPGVLAWSLTLITATIAGVTRTAPAASSPPGDTVVILVSIVFAVWYLVRRLRADLGGETPCASCRGTSCRVVRSDGENP
- a CDS encoding metal-dependent transcriptional regulator; this translates as MKEPGESQRSKKGLSSTLESYLEHIHELQRKYGAVRATDIASAMGCTTPSVTNALRRLAKLELIKYETYRPVTLTKLGESTIRRLNSRHRVLADFFLNVLELPEELAEEEACSLEHKISPATIARLADYMEFLHQDLGDATLQRRKRDFANFRNRKQSSR
- a CDS encoding cytidylate kinase-like family protein, whose protein sequence is MPVITISREFGAGGAFIALKLAEAIGGTCIEKEIIHEIAQKMGKSREELNDFDQDTYNRIGAFFQEALASIAKGGRVFHPFGMAPLEWESTSYYVPSFPDQEYKHEEYIDVLTSVIKEMAAKGNVVILGRGASRILQDTPDTTHVRIVADMKDRVARVMDEQKVDEAKATEIIEKKDAAASAFISDFFDVDWNDPHLYHLTVNTSRIAPEAALPLILAAVKRPAA
- a CDS encoding PQQ-binding-like beta-propeller repeat protein, with protein sequence MSLRSFSLALIVCGILAYVIYSSEPPTSELWRVKAAGEITTQPAEVGGKAVFLVRQQQIAAIDPDGTFTGPVPLDAPARHPLVGIASGVLVSDREGGYTFYSSSLAKLWKRATLSPSDLQPVALPGNRLVVAGAPDVLFGLDGTTGEALWESHFDGTVMHVVPGETIAAVYGYDDLKKPSWKICAIDPDDGSVVWKHPEPISDDAPVVYGNYFIFCDVEGRPVAVSQETGKVVYRHDSDGYRIAGITGNALLLLAAGGTRMDYCDLPSGTSWSVTLPSPLLGALAVGDALLFVDGRSVRCIEARTGVIRWQRNLGKTFDWFVHENALGITYKDNFLARHTRVTLFTPDKARPVWTAMDSGRFYKPMSSTRGDLLVCRSGNIRLMPYPERTPGSEVLATETVASIPEKAFFTMPPLATSSAPLAASTSLILPAPASSSRTASAASEVISFTEPEAQALPPQPAPAARKPIPLASPAGW
- a CDS encoding cobalamin-dependent protein (Presence of a B(12) (cobalamin)-binding domain implies dependence on cobalamin itself, in one of its several forms, or in some unusual lineages, dependence on a cobalamin-like analog.), with the translated sequence MVSETSVETIQTFYDSLLALDRIALARHLHEYVPASQPTRYVEEIVVPALESIGNDWETGKISLAEVYMSSRLAEELIDSLFTTQHLVRRAQPRLAVAALQDYHLLGKRMVATVLRSAGFKFEDYGQADVNELVTRMERDRIEIILISVLMLPSALKVRELRERLSQSGNRAKIVVGGAPFRFDSELWREVGADAVGLFASDAPRLVDEMAEDLARQKKGDQA
- a CDS encoding uroporphyrinogen decarboxylase family protein produces the protein MNSFERVMTTLGHQEPDRVPYFLLLTMHGARELGLSIREYFTSPENVVEGQLRLRRKYRHDCYYGFWYAPIEVEAFGGDVIFLEDGPPNSGTPPIRRIEDIARLSPPDITQNRKLQNVLTAISRIKAKSGNDAPIIGVVMSPFSLPVMQLGFDIYIELLFEHPDLFERLVAVNQEFCTNWANAQLAAGATAICYFDPVSSPTIVPREKYLKTGFQIAKSMLESIHGACAIHLASGRTVPIIDDIVKSGAKVLGVSCDDDLRAVKRACEGRITILGNLNGIEMRRWTPSETEAKVKEAIEIAGPGGGFILSDNHGEIPWQVPDDVLMTISETVHRFGRYPLTGNR
- a CDS encoding SpoIIE family protein phosphatase yields the protein MTDKIGIAVCSHFFHELEAAIRLEGWNGVVPLLFPSFCGKPPLTREALKSLSAGQGKACSNIHILGGNCCKKLSVELPPDESFKIHVFNPCFAMFSGETQIFELCSEGAYLVTPGWLACWREKLRYDGFDQDSARQFYGESLKSIVLLETLLDPQSESQARDFGEYVNLPCRTRKVGLEYFRLLLRDIIGSQELFRVTRTSETSLKEARCRIAEYSMMSDVLARLARSHDETEAFASILELVQTLFAPRRVNHLKWTDGAPASEVTSFPSLHENERDAARTRLAGYSSEYGRTEDGEGFFLKFSHRGESLATIELQGIAFPNNIDRYINSCLSFVPAVGLALANIRAYTKLETQLTENRSLLATLQNDIEAAGTIQRELLPSPGERFPPLEVSWYFSPCSTVGGDLLNIIRLDRDHVAFYMFDVAGHGVHAALSAVSIHEMISSFLRQGSSEGIQAPESLRPKAVAEILHEQFMARKHGYFTLTYGVIALKTGIVKYVRAGHTPLLLKEAAGTLRILDAGNSPISMFPDAEFTEQELLLRPGDRLLLYSDGITEAMRFPSLELYGDERLHAMMYSTENLSVDACVSEIIRDLDSWLGETKPRDDISLLAIDMGSAQEPIRRRR